A window of the Fulvia fulva chromosome 3, complete sequence genome harbors these coding sequences:
- a CDS encoding ATP-dependent DNA helicase mph1, with protein MPHSDDFGIDEDDTLFLAAATQVEASQHNGFAPSPRPTKRRRVRRKGPPHLDGASSREVECSETDDEAPSPPKSSSSTHIQSTAAPDQADATQKPSDEAGEDYRYFPGELAVEENTSKRSKYRIHVPENGRKYPDMVFTQTQHGLDEDPTKFRGAIWKRPPAPVQQNLGGIANANGVAKSVAPRPVLKNIGSYFQAQGAAHTGQEDDAALAARLQAEEDALARRRGDDNRPLYDMTQDLDDLPSDAFSSSSPEKSPRKNAIELSSQPTQAHYQRPAGLRGPQTGLKQLTIFGQPATQDLTASQQAAKRHAWPLAARDEAPTHHKLDQEAMKSWVYPTNLGTTRDYQHNIVSRSLFHNTLVALPTGLGKTFIAATVMLNYYRWTTNAQIVFMAPTKPLIAQQMEACYGIVGIPKRDTVLMTGETTPAVRADEWLEKRVFFMTPQTVINDLKTGICDPKKLILLVVDEAHKATGGYAYTEVIAFMRRFNSSFRVLALTATPGSKVEAVQAVIDNLGIARVELRTEQSLDIRQYTHEKQTETEVFDFSPEQGRIMELFAKALKPSVDKLSSQNAYWSRDPMKLTAYGLTTARQKWMQSDAGRKAPQPVKGMMNAIFTVLSSLAHSIGLLKFHGIGPFYSGVIAFQKEVESGQTKGKTATGIAHSEHFSTMMTTMRTWTNDSNFVGHPKLEYVREVVLNHFLDAGEGRQGSDVPPSATRVMIFASYRDSVEEIVRVLKRNEPMIRPHVFVGQAASKGSEGMDQKKQNAVIQDFKSGKFNTLVATSIGEEGLDIGTVDLIVCYDASSSPIRMLQRIGRTGRKRVGRVVLLLMKEKEENDYAKAQDNYAYIQKSIADATKYAYRDDQSPRILPREVKPVCDKRPVEIPVENSQAVDPNEKGRRAKGGRKAKRPPKKFHMPDNVRTGFVTASKLDSESDEPGKGFIVPGKKVVRKKSVLVKVRSPSPSPEPEAATLPSLPSVFLEDGLLQELLERYAQTAGVEGDGIIAPPNALRFPEKYRSLGPTKHVRHGRAARLVENAMKAIHGVDAESVSRMEAALQMSDLEDAGPARVRLVSPEPEGPATARIVPDITAGKKPPIRVRLSATAPKPRGRPRKAPPPPPDPAASDSEPELPRPPPLAPPAIQVEKPRGRPRKKQPLQRAVSYGSAAGEGADSSPEPTPADMRIGTQGIDLGSNDTSGEDDEEEPDSDDLAFMAHTSDPIEMASSSQPATPATQKRRGLKKKTLPPAATLLPVEDIDESDKESAMIVDDDDEPVVRRRKRVVADSDDSDE; from the coding sequence ATGCCGCACAGCGACGACTTCGGTATCGACGAAGACGACACGCTGTTTCTGGCTGCAGCTACACAAGTTGAGGCATCTCAGCACAATGGCTTCGCGCCATCTCCCCGCCCTACCAAGCGGCGGCGAGTGAGAAGGAAAGGTCCACCACACCTCGATGGGGCGAGCTCTCGGGAAGTGGAATGCTCCGAGACGGACGATGAGGCTCCCAGTCCGCCCAAGTCTTCGTCTTCGACACATATCCAGTCCACCGCCGCACCCGACCAGGCAGATGCGACCCAGAAACCCAGTGACGAAGCCGGCGAGGACTATCGGTACTTTCCTGGCGAGCTCGCCGTCGAAGAGAATACATCGAAGCGGTCCAAGTACCGAATCCATGTTCCTGAGAACGGTCGCAAATATCCCGATATGGTCTTCACCCAGACTCAACATGGCCTCGACGAAGATCCCACCAAGTTCCGCGGCGCCATCTGGAAGCGACCTCCTGCTCCTGTCCAGCAGAATCTCGGCGGTATAGCAAATGCAAATGGCGTTGCGAAGTCGGTCGCACCACGACCAGTACTCAAGAACATTGGCAGCTACTTTCAAGCTCAAGGCGCGGCGCACACTGGCCAAGAGGACGATGCTGCACTTGCTGCCCGATTGCAGGCAGAGGAGGATGCTCTGGCCCGGCGGCGAGGAGACGACAACAGACCACTTTATGACATGACCCAGGATCTGGACGATTTGCCTTCCGATGCCTTCTCATCCTCATCCCCCGAAAAGTCGCCCAGGAAGAACGCAATAGAGCTATCGTCTCAGCCTACGCAGGCGCACTACCAAAGACCGGCCGGCCTTCGTGGGCCGCAGACTGGGCTCAAGCAATTGACGATATTTGGCCAGCCTGCTACACAGGATCTGACTGCTTCGCAGCAAGCAGCAAAACGACACGCTTGGCCATTGGCAGCGAGAGACGAGGCCCCTACCCATCACAAGCTCGACCAAGAAGCCATGAAGTCGTGGGTGTATCCAACGAATCTTGGCACTACCCGTGACTACCAGCACAATATTGTATCACGAAGCTTGTTCCACAACACTTTGGTGGCCTTGCCCACAGGTTTGGGAAAAACGTTCATTGCGGCGACGGTCATGCTCAACTATTACCGCTGGACTACGAACGCTCAAATAGTGTTCATGGCGCCCACCAAGCCGTTGATTGCTCAACAGATGGAAGCTTGCTATGGTATCGTTGGCATCCCAAAGCGCGACACAGTACTGATGACGGGAGAGACAACGCCGGCAGTGCGTGCTGATGAGTGGCTGGAGAAGCGAGTATTCTTCATGACGCCTCAAACAGTGATCAACGATCTCAAGACTGGCATTTGCGACCCGAAAAAGCTCATACTGCTCGTGGTTGACGAAGCTCACAAAGCCACTGGAGGCTACGCGTACACTGAGGTCATTGCGTTCATGCGACGCTTCAACAGCAGTTTTCGAGTACTCGCTTTGACCGCTACACCAGGCTCCAAGGTCGAGGCTGTCCAGGCTGTTATTGACAACCTCGGCATTGCTCGCGTGGAACTACGGACGGAACAATCACTCGACATTCGACAGTACACACATGAAAAGCAGACCGAGACGGAAGTATTTGACTTCAGTCCTGAGCAGGGACGTATAATGGAACTGTTCGCAAAAGCATTGAAACCATCAGTGGATAAGCTCTCGAGTCAAAACGCATATTGGTCGAGGGATCCGATGAAGCTCACTGCTTACGGATTGACGACCGCCCGTCAGAAATGGATGCAGTCAGACGCAGGCCGAAAGGCGCCGCAGCCGGTCAAAGGTATGATGAACGCTATCTTTACTGTGCTGTCCAGCTTGGCACACAGCATTGGTCTGCTCAAGTTCCACGGCATTGGTCCATTCTACTCCGGTGTGATAGCATTTCAAAAGGAGGTAGAGAGTGGCCAGACCAAAGGCAAGACCGCTACTGGCATTGCCCATTCCGAACATTTCAGCACAATGATGACGACGATGCGAACATGGACTAATGATTCAAACTTCGTTGGCCATCCCAAGCTGGAATATGTCCGTGAGGTCGTTCTCAATCACTTCCTGGACGCTGGTGAAGGAAGACAGGGCAGCGATGTGCCTCCCAGTGCGACCAGAGTGATGATCTTCGCCAGCTATCGTGACAGTGTGGAGGAGATCGTGCGCGTCTTGAAGCGAAACGAACCCATGATACGACCACACGTCTTTGTTGGTCAAGCAGCCTCCAAAGGATCCGAAGGCATGGACCAAAAGAAGCAGAATGCTGTGATTCAGGACTTCAAGAGTGGCAAGTTTAACACTCTGGTGGCTACATCCATTGGCGAGGAAGGTCTTGACATTGGAACTGTCGACTTGATTGTGTGTTACGATGCATCATCCTCACCAATACGAATGCTGCAGCGTATTGGCCGTACTGGCCGCAAGCGAGTTGGGCGTGTAGTGCTTCTCTTGATGAAGGAGAAGGAAGAGAACGATTATGCCAAAGCTCAGGACAATTACGCATACATCCAAAAGTCGATCGCGGATGCAACAAAGTACGCATATCGCGATGACCAAAGCCCACGCATCCTACCGAGGGAAGTTAAGCCAGTGTGCGATAAGAGACCTGTCGAGATCCCGGTCGAGAACAGCCAAGCAGTAGACCCGAACGAGAAGGGTAGACGGGCGAAAGGTGGACGCAAAGCAAAGCGTCCGCCGAAGAAGTTCCACATGCCTGATAACGTGCGAACAGGCTTTGTGACCGCCTCCAAGCTGGACTCGGAGAGTGATGAGCCGGGGAAAGGTTTCATTGTCCCGGGGAAGAAGGTGGTGAGGAAGAAGTCAGTCCTCGTCAAGGTTCGTTCGCCGTCGCCATCACCTGAGCCAGAAGCTGCCACACTGCCATCTCTTCCTAGCGTCTTCTTGGAGGATGGTTTGCTGCAGGAGCTTCTGGAACGATATGCTCAGACAGCTGGGGTGGAGGGCGATGGCATTATCGCGCCCCCGAACGCATTGCGCTTCCCAGAGAAGTATCGTAGTCTTGGGCCCACCAAGCATGTTCGACATGGCCGTGCCGCTCGACTTGTAGAAAATGCAATGAAGGCAATACACGGCGTTGATGCCGAAAGTGTGAGCCGCATGGAGGCAGCTCTGCAAATGAGTGATCTCGAAGATGCGGGACCCGCCCGTGTACGTCTAGTCAGTCCAGAGCCCGAGGGACCCGCTACAGCTCGCATCGTGCCAGACATCACAGCCGGGAAGAAACCACCTATTCGTGTACGGCTGTCTGCCACTGCTCCAAAGCCTCGAGGTCGACCTAGGAAGGCTCCTCCACCACCGCCAGATCCAGCGGCATCGGACTCAGAACCCGAGCTACCACGACCACCTCCACTCGCACCGCCTGCAATACAGGTCGAGAAACCCCGAGGCCGACCCAGGAAGAAGCAACCGTTACAGCGCGCTGTGTCGTATGGCTCTGCTGCTGGCGAAGGCGCCGATTCGAGTCCTGAACCAACACCAGCGGATATGCGTATTGGCACACAAGGCATAGACCTTGGCTCTAACGACACGAGTGGCGAGGATGACGAGGAAGAACCCGACAGCGACGACTTGGCTTTCATGGCACATACTAGCGACCCTATTGAGATGGCAAGCTCTTCACAGCCCGCCACTCCCGCCACTCAGAAGCGACGTGGTCTCAAGAAGAAAACCCTGCCTCCAGCAGCAACCTTACTTCCAGTAGAGGATATCGATGAAAGTGACAAGGAGTCTGCCATGATTGTAGATGACGACGATGAGCCTGTGGTCAGAAGGCGGAAAAGAGTCGTGGCTGACAGTGATGATTCAGATGAGTAA
- a CDS encoding Putative ribose 5-phosphate isomerase → MFQQGLRIAMGCDDAGVGYKNKIKADLEADPRVAKVIDVGVNDSSDKTAYPHPAVDAAKLIKKGEADRALLICGTGLGVAISANKVPGIRAVTAHDSFSVERAVLSNDAQVLCMGERVVGVELARRLAKEWVGYKFDPSSASAKKVEAINEHERKNFELS, encoded by the coding sequence ATGTTCCAACAAGGCCTCCGAATCGCCATGGGCTGCGACGACGCCGGCGTAGGCTACAAGAACAAAATCAAGGCCGACCTCGAAGCCGACCCGCGTGTCGCAAAAGTCATCGACGTCGGCGTCAACGACTCCTCCGACAAGACCGCATACCCACACCCCGCTGTCGACGCAGCCAAACTCATCAAGAAAGGCGAGGCGGATCGTGCGTTGTTGATCTGTGGGACGGGGTTGGGAGTGGCTATAAGTGCGAACAAGGTGCCTGGGATCAGAGCTGTCACGGCGCACGATAGTTTTAGCGTGGAAAGAGCTGTGTTGAGCAATGATGCGCAGGTGTTGTGTATGGGGGAGAGGGTTGTCGGGGTGGAGTTGGCCAGACGGTTGGCGAAGGAGTGGGTGGGTTATAAGTTTGATCCGAGTAGCGCGAGTGCGAAGAAGGTGGAGGCTATCAATGAGCATGAGAGGAAGAACTTCGAGTTGTCGTGA
- a CDS encoding UPF0744 protein, protein MTDAQHLINYARTQFDAIAADVERHFDQVAGTLKDRFNSSAPLPPPKRRLPPPTTFQQVERWVSRNKALTAAIVAFVVTGSVGTFVYIRSKSLNRKRRARKSASGARTDVVVVAGAVANPLTSALYLDLERRGFVVYVVASTREDEHYVRAQRRADLIPLSLDLSDPFRAQEQLAKLQTLLSRPHVAFDGAEPHKLQLKGLVLVPDTKAAPARVEDITSGEWSDALNAKVLNTIVAAQMLVPAVIEHKANVLMLTPSVTPALRLPMHAIESTVYGALQGFVQTLEAELRQDGVRVSHLKLGHIEIPAVTARQRRDGVPLPKLKPTPLRQLHDTVFDTLTARRPWRTIRAGRGSLAYDLIGSLLPPTFIAWMMGASKRPTIVRDASDESLSASAGSITWEKIEEE, encoded by the coding sequence ATGACAGACGCCCAACACCTCATCAACTACGCCCGCACTCAATTCGACGCCATCGCCGCCGACGTAGAACGCCACTTCGACCAAGTCGCCGGAACTCTCAAAGACCGCTTCAACTCCTCCGCACCTCTCCCCCCGCCAAAACGCCGCCTTCCTCCACCTACAACCTTCCAACAGGTCGAACGATGGGTCTCGCGAAACAAAGCTCTCACAGCTGCGATAGTCGCGTTCGTGGTGACGGGCTCGGTGGGCACGTTCGTTTACATCCGAAGCAAGAGCCTGAACAGGAAACGGAGAGCTAGAAAGTCGGCGTCGGGCGCGAGGACTGATGTTGTGGTTGTTGCAGGTGCAGTTGCGAATCCGCTCACGAGCGCGCTGTACCTTGATCTCGAGCGAAGGGGGTTTGTGGTGTACGTCGTGGCCAGCACAAGGGAGGATGAACATTACGTCCGCGCTCAGCGTCGCGCGGATCTCATTCCTCTATCTCTGGACTTGTCAGATCCATTCAGAGCTCAAGAGCAGCTTGCGAAACTTCAGACATTGCTGAGCAGGCCACATGTTGCCTTCGATGGCGCGGAGCCGCATAAGTTACAGTTGAAAGGATTGGTCCTTGTCCCGGACACGAAGGCTGCGCCGGCGAGGGTAGAGGACATCACGAGTGGGGAATGGAGCGATGCGTTGAATGCGAAGGTCTTGAACACGATTGTTGCGGCGCAGATGCTTGTGCCGGCTGTCATTGAACACAAGGCGAACGTTCTGATGCTGACGCCGAGTGTGACGCCGGCTTTGAGGCTGCCGATGCATGCGATTGAGAGTACGGTTTATGGAGCGCTGCAGGGCTTTGTGCAGACGTTGGAGGCGGAGTTGAGGCAGGATGGGGTGCGGGTGAGCCATCTTAAGCTGGGACATATTGAGATCCCAGCTGTGACGGCGAGGCAGAGGAGGGATGGAGTGCCGCTGCCGAAGTTGAAGCCTACGCCGTTGAGGCAGCTGCATGATACTGTCTTCGATACGCTTACGGCACGAAGGCCGTGGAGGACGATTCGGGCGGGACGGGGGAGCTTGGCCTATGATCTGATAGGGAGTCTGCTGCCGCCTACTTTCATTGCGTGGATGATGGGCGCGAGTAAGAGGCCGACGATTGTGAGAGATGCTAGCGATGAGAGTTTGAGCGCGAGTGCTGGGAGCATTACGTGGGAGAAGATCGAAGAGGAGTGA
- a CDS encoding DNA-dependent metalloprotease WSS1, with product MSCRPGGPMDNPHADLSGRNRPAANGGPSGVQRSSATQLKENEPMFTTYEHLQGLPRTDSALTFLRKVASAVKPIMKKRGWRVQVLAEFLPTDQSLLGININKGYKICIRLRYHNNPHLFLPFEQVCDTMLHELSHNVWGEHDSNFHKLWDELRDEHEALIRKGYTGEGFLGEGQKLGGSGYGRPPPLHEMRQRARASAEKRKNQGTLFHGSGQKLGGTPLHRGADVRSIIADQVIRRNTMNEEGCGSGRKDAGKLADDAAKNTFSTKAEEDDANNRAIAQALYELMEEEEAEKLNGTFKGASKPGAGLSWSPEKGLYDSNMSMPPTKPQPSEEEQLRWAMQESTRNAAPSSSTMPVKSIKHEMIPSKSIKAESPPLIDLSTISGPPDSVTDDQWACQICTCINPLQYLQCEACGVERPQRKAKNVKSEPANLKKPVRSEVPPPSTRQKKSLGWKCRCGAFMEHKWWTCSACGNMKPSS from the coding sequence ATGTCGTGCCGTCCCGGAGGCCCCATGGACAACCCACACGCTGATCTCTCTGGTCGCAATCGGCCAGCTGCAAATGGAGGCCCCTCGGGTGTGCAGAGATCGTCCGCCACTCAACTGAAGGAGAATGAGCCCATGTTCACGACGTATGAGCACCTGCAAGGACTTCCTCGAACTGACTCGGCCCTCACATTTCTACGCAAAGTAGCTTCTGCTGTGAAGCCCATCATGAAGAAACGCGGGTGGCGCGTGCAAGTACTAGCAGAGTTCCTGCCGACGGACCAAAGCTTGCTAGGAATCAATATCAACAAAGGCTACAAGATCTGCATTCGACTACGCTACCACAACAACCCGCATCTCTTTCTGCCATTTGAGCAAGTTTGTGACACAATGCTCCACGAGCTCTCTCATAATGTCTGGGGCGAACACGACTCGAACTTCCACAAGCTATGGGACGAGCTACGCGATGAGCACGAAGCACTCATTCGCAAGGGCTACACCGGTGAAGGCTTTCTGGGTGAAGGTCAGAAGCTTGGAGGGAGTGGCTACGGGCGACCTCCACCACTTCACGAAATGCGTCAGCGTGCACGAGCCAGTGCAGAGAAGCGCAAGAACCAAGGCACGCTCTTCCATGGCTCTGGTCAAAAGCTCGGTGGCACTCCACTCCATCGCGGTGCCGATGTACGGAGTATCATTGCAGACCAAGTTATTCGCCGCAACACGATGAACGAGGAAGGATGTGGATCAGGCAGAAAGGATGCTGGCAAACTTGCTGATGATGCAGCCAAGAACACCTTCTCCACGAAAGCCGAAGAGGACGATGCTAACAACCGCGCTATCGCCCAGGCGCTGTACGAACTTAtggaagaagaagaagctgAAAAGCTGAACGGAACTTTCAAGGGCGCTTCGAAGCCAGGCGCTGGTCTCTCGTGGAGTCCAGAGAAGGGGTTATACGACTCCAACATGAGCATGCCACCCACGAAACCTCAACCCAGCGAAGAGGAGCAGCTGAGGTGGGCCATGCAAGAGAGCACACGCAATGCAGCACCTTCAAGCAGCACGATGCCGGTCAAGTCTATCAAGCACGAAATGATTCCCAGCAAGAGCATCAAAGCAGAGTCGCCACCACTCATCGATCTCTCAACAATATCAGGACCTCCGGACAGCGTGACAGACGACCAGTGGGCATGTCAGATCTGCACCTGCATTAACCCTCTCCAATATCTCCAATGCGAAGCATGTGGTGTCGAACGACCGCAAAGAAAGGCAAAGAATGTCAAGTCGGAGCCTGCAAACCTGAAGAAACCAGTGCGATCTGAGGTACCACCACCTTCAACTCGACAGAAGAAGAGTCTAGGCTGGAAATGTCGTTGCGGGGCGTTTATGGAACATAAGTGGTGGACTTGCTCAGCTTGTGGTAACATGAAGCCTTCGTCGTGA